From a single Kitasatospora azatica KCTC 9699 genomic region:
- a CDS encoding toll/interleukin-1 receptor domain-containing protein codes for MGEPNQVHDLAVSFAGEQRPYVEQVVAACRESGLSVLYDRDLSIELWGRNLIMGFREVYGGKRARYVAPFLSREYLATPYPMDEFRAMLVPALDNPDDYILPVLVGDVTVPAELLSPAVAFLRMEDYTPQDLARAFRLRIPDSGSAPLAGTPTRSESTAQVLRIPRTTPEGFSRYAELESSFRYLTEQFKKAAPRMSESGLVCTVRNSDSELRVRVERRGRTLYGIDIHMGGMGRDDVLNFVVGSRLYGVNRSNGTATPVFDRATGTPRLEMHDLSVFGSGPSTRSLSKEQLFEELWNRIVDQVQQLADGF; via the coding sequence ATGGGAGAGCCGAACCAGGTCCACGATCTCGCCGTCTCGTTTGCCGGCGAACAGCGGCCCTACGTCGAACAGGTCGTCGCGGCATGCAGGGAGTCCGGCCTGTCCGTGCTCTACGACCGTGATCTCAGCATCGAGTTGTGGGGCCGCAATCTCATCATGGGATTCCGGGAAGTCTACGGCGGCAAAAGGGCACGTTACGTCGCGCCCTTCCTGTCGCGCGAGTACCTCGCGACGCCCTATCCGATGGACGAGTTCAGGGCCATGCTGGTGCCCGCCCTGGACAACCCTGACGACTACATCCTCCCGGTGCTGGTCGGGGATGTGACCGTGCCGGCGGAACTCCTCAGTCCCGCCGTCGCATTTCTCCGTATGGAGGACTACACGCCTCAGGATCTGGCCCGCGCGTTCCGCCTGCGAATCCCCGACTCCGGTTCCGCGCCCCTGGCGGGAACACCGACGCGGAGCGAGAGCACGGCGCAGGTTCTGCGGATCCCCAGGACGACACCTGAGGGCTTCAGCAGATACGCGGAGCTGGAGTCCTCGTTCCGGTATCTCACCGAGCAGTTCAAGAAAGCCGCCCCGCGGATGTCCGAGTCCGGCCTCGTCTGCACGGTCCGCAACTCCGACTCGGAACTTCGGGTGCGCGTCGAGCGGCGCGGCCGGACCCTGTACGGGATCGACATCCACATGGGCGGCATGGGGCGGGACGACGTGCTCAACTTCGTCGTCGGGTCGCGTCTGTACGGCGTCAACAGGAGCAACGGCACCGCCACACCGGTGTTCGATCGCGCTACCGGAACTCCCCGGCTGGAAATGCACGACCTGTCGGTGTTCGGGAGCGGTCCTAGCACCAGGTCCCTTTCGAAGGAGCAGCTCTTCGAGGAGCTGTGGAATCGCATCGTGGACCAGGTGCAGCAACTCGCGGACGGCTTCTGA